One part of the Glycine soja cultivar W05 chromosome 11, ASM419377v2, whole genome shotgun sequence genome encodes these proteins:
- the LOC114374950 gene encoding type I inositol polyphosphate 5-phosphatase 10-like — MQMDIEFEDRQEETVSDMIPSNRQRKKQSFLWKVLAMRERNGRTIERSSNDSLDPLSVSSFDNRGSEPSMSSNEAIQNFRVFAATWNVGGQCPTGNLDLSDFLQVRNEPDMYVLGFQEIVPLNAGNVLVLEDNEPAAKWLALINQSLNGSSDLASKGLKPTASFGGPLFSQKPSLKKIKKTFKKLNGKRLRSCNCVLEMERKAGKDFCFRCQESNFNSDDSSTEEEDENFPIPVALATSQMKYSLVTCKQMVGIFVSVWMRRELVQYVGHLRICCISRGIMGCLGNKGCISVSMSFYQTSFCFICSHLASGEKEGDELRRNLDVIEILKNTQFPRICKTPHSRMPDKILDHDRIIWFGDLNYRISLSHDDAKRLVEKRDWPALFNKDQLKMEREAGRVFKGWKEGKIYFAPTYKYAFNSDTYYVEGVKVSKNKRRTPAWCDRILWHGGGIQQLSYVRREFKFSDHRPVCATFNVEVEVMFRGQKKKVSTCNFQNIHDLVSTRSPYYS, encoded by the exons TCGTTTCTGTGGAAAGTTTTGGCcatgagagagagaaatggaAGGACAATAGAGAGAAGTTCTAATGATTCCCTTG ATCCACTTTCTGTTTCATCTTTTGACAATCGAGGCTCAGAACCTTCTATGTCTTCTAATGaagcaattcaaaatttcag AGTTTTTGCAGCAACATGGAATGTAGGAGGGCAATGCCCCACTGGAAACCTTGatctgagtgattttcttcagGTTCGAAATGAACCAGATATGTATGTTTTGGG CTTTCAGGAGATTGTCCCTTTAAATGCTGGAAATGTGCTGGTATTAGAGGATAATGAGCCTGCTGCAAAATGGCTTGCTTTAATCAACCAATCACTCAATGGTTCTTCAGATTTGGCTTCTAAAGGACTAAAACCGACCGCGTCTTTTGGAGGCCCATTGTTCTCACAAAAGCCTTCTTTGAAGAAGATTAAGAAAACTTTCAAGAAACTAAATGGAAAGAGGCTAAGAAGTTGTAACTGTGTTCTTGAAATGGAAAGGAAGGCTGGTAAGGATTTCTGTTTTCGCTGCCAAGAATCAAACTTCAATTCAGATGATTCTTCCACCGAAGAGGAGGATGAGAACTTCCCAATTCCTGTTGCATTGGCTACTAGTCAGATGAAATACAGTCTTGTTACATGTAAGCAAATGGTTGGAATTTTTGTAAGTGTCTGGATGAGGAGGGAACTTGTTCAGTATGTAGGCCATTTGAGAATATGTTGCATTAGCCGCGGGATCATGGGTTGCCTTGGGAACAAG GGGTGTATATCAGTGAGCATGTCATTTTATCAGACAAGTTTTTGCTTTATCTGTAGTCATTTGGCTTCTGGAGAGAAAGAAGGTGATGAGCTTCGCAGAAACCTTGATGTCATAGAGATTCTAAAGAACACTCAGTTTCCAAGGATTTGCAAGACACCACATAGTAGGATGCCTGACAAAATCTTAGATCATGA CCGAATCATATGGTTTGGAGACTTGAATTACAGAATTTCATTGAGCCATGATGATGCAAAAAGGCTTGTGGAAAAGAGGGACTGGCCTGCTCTTTTTAACAAGGATCAG CTTAAAATGGAAAGGGAAGCAGGTCGTGTATTCAAGGGGTGGAAAGAGGGAAAGATCTACTTTGCACCTACTTATAAATATGCCTTCAACTCAGACACTTACTATGTTGAAGGTGTAAAAGTTTCAAAGAACAAAAGGAGAACTCCAGCTTG GTGCGATAGAATCTTGTGGCATGGAGGGGGAATACAGCAACTTTCGTACGTCCGCAGAGAATTTAAGTTCTCTGACCATCGACCGGTTTGTGCAACATTTAATGTAGAAGTTGAGGTTATGTTCAGGGGACAGAAGAAGAAAGTTTCAACTTGCAACTTTCAGAACATTCATGATCTTGTATCCACAAGAAGTCCATATTATTCTTGA